One Setaria italica strain Yugu1 chromosome II, Setaria_italica_v2.0, whole genome shotgun sequence DNA segment encodes these proteins:
- the LOC111256203 gene encoding uncharacterized protein LOC111256203: MIAVTLVEVLSLLDDSASGPQIECTVFCIRGPLMSKPMDTEYGNYNFDLVPLILLSVLVMMSEVRDIATYIYSNWTKVAVTCHLVNHASSQHSLLKKKWIGLLLRCRCKLMKHWDEKIGQCTMLEICPRTTVPVLLRRLLNLPDHKRKVNVPAAVKVCIMEVVRSTRNRDLSNGTASLRCRGQVGERLLWACNNKSVSYTILTWHIATIILEVRYPHRLDQQQGSSSPIPNTDYKIVATHLSRSLYEDVKKDVERVLAGCTAGDSLTPEANCQQLIEVLSADAKHEVLKEGARLGKQLLALVVEGEDDTALWKLLAEFWSEMIVYVAPSDNQKGHSEAIARGGELITLLWVLLFHAGILSRPGEDDGVAPTSVGVV; encoded by the exons ATGATCGCAGTAACGCTTGTGGAAGTCCTGTCGTTGCTGGATGATTCAGCCAGCGGACCTCAGATTGAGTGCACTGTTTTTTGCATTCGAGGACCTCTGATGAGCAAGCCCATGGATACAGAATATGGGAACTACAACTTCGATCTGGTGCCATTAATTTTGCTTTCGGTGTTAGTCATGATGTCTGAGGTGAGGGACATAGCTACCTACATCTACTCCAACTGGACTAAAGTTGCCGTCACCTGCCACCTTGTAAACCATGCCTCTTCACAGCATTCACTTCTCAAGAAGAAATGGATTGGCCTTCTGCTGCGTTGTCGATGCAAGCTGATGAAGCATTGGGATGAGAAAATAGGTCAGTGCACTATGCTGGAGATTTGCCCGAGAACAACCGTGCCTGTACTTCTCAGGCGTCTCCTCAACTTACCAGACCACAAGAGGAAGGTCAATGTGCCTGCAGCAGTGAAGGTTTGCATCATGGAAGTTGTAAGAAGCACTAGAAATAGAGACCTTAGCAATGGCACAGCATCTCTCCGCTGCCGGGGCCAAGTTGGTGAAAGGCTCCTCTGGGCTTGCAACAACAAGAGTGTGTCTTATACCATACTGACATGGCACATCGCCACAATAATCCTCGAGGTCAGGTACCCACACCGGCTTGATCAACAACAAGGTTCCTCTTCTCCAATTCCGAACACGGATTATAAGATCGTTGCCACTCACCTATCAAG GAGCCTGTACGAGGATGTCAAGAAGGATGTTGAGCGTGTACTTGCCGGCTGCACAGCAGGAGACTCACTGACGCCAGAAGCAAATTGCCAACAGCTGATCGAAGTGCTGAGTGCAGATGCGAAGCATGAAGTGCTCAAGGAAGGCGCTAGGCTTGGAAAGCAGTTGTTGGCGCTGGTGGTCGAAGGTGAGGACGATACGGCGTTGTGGAAGTTACTGGCTGAATTTTGGTCGGAGATGATCGTGTATGTCGCGCCATCCGACAACCAAAAAGGTCATTCGGAGGCCATCGCCAGGGGTGGCGAGCTGATAACTCTGCTCTGGGTGTTGCTCTTCCATGCTGGGATCCTCAGTAGGCCAGGTGAGGACGACGGCGTTGCTCCTACTTCTGTTGGCGTGGTTTAG
- the LOC101786509 gene encoding probable carboxylesterase 15, translated as MSSAVPASSAAAPHVVEDCLGLVQLLSDGTVRRSTDYSVFPLVGGVPPPDLPVEWKDVVYDGAHGLRLRMYRLSTAGAGGGVEEKKLPVLVYFHGGGFCVASFEVINFHAGALRLAAELPAVVLSADYRLAPEHRLPAALDDAESVFSWLRSQAAAGGGADPWLVESADFRRVFVTCDSAGGNIAHHISVRHGSGELPLTPLRLAGCVMLWPYFGGEELTPSEAASPPGEPMGMALFDQLWRLALPAGATKDHPIANPLARGSVPFGDLGGDFPPVLVLDPDQDVLHDRVGEYVARLRAAGKEVELVVFEGQGHAFFVTEPCGEASDELIRVIRRFVHSG; from the coding sequence ATGTCGTCGGCGGTTCCAGCAAGCTCGGCGGCAGCGCCACATGTCGTCGAGGACTGCCTCGGCCTCGTCCAGCTGCTCAGCGACGGCACGGTGAGGCGGTCCACGGACTATTCGGTGTTCCCGCTCGTGGgcggcgtgccgccgccggacctGCCCGTGGAGTGGAAGGACGTCGTCTACGACGGCGCGCACGGCCTCCGGCTCCGCATGTACCGGCTCTCCaccgccggcgctggcggcggggtggaggagaagaagctgcCGGTGCTCGTGtacttccacggcggcggcttctgcgTCGCCAGCTTCGAGGTGATCAACTTCCACGCCGgcgcgctccgcctcgccgccgagctGCCCGCCGTCGTGCTCTCCGCCGACTACCGCCTCGCGCCAGAgcaccgcctccccgccgcgctCGACGACGCCGAGTCCGTCTTCTCCTGGCTCCGCtcccaggccgccgccggcggcggcgccgacccgTGGCTCGTCGAGTCGGCCGACTTCCGCCGGGTGTTCGTCACCTGCGACTCGGCCGGCGGCAACATCGCGCACCACATCTCTGTGCGCCACGGGTCCGGGGAGCTCCCACTCACCCCGCTCCGGCTCGCCGGCTGCGTGATGCTCTGGCCCTActtcggcggcgaggagctgaCGCCGTCCGAGGCGGCGTCCCCGCCCGGCGAGCCCATGGGCATGGCGCTGTTCGACCAGTTGTGGCGCCTGGCGCTGCCGGCGGGCGCCACCAAGGACCACCCGATCGCGAACCCGCTCGCGCGGGGGAGCGTCCCGTTCGGCGACCTCGGCGGCGACTTCCCGCCGGTGCTCGTCCTCGACCCCGACCAGGACGTGCTCCACGACCGCGTCGGGGAGTACGTCGCGAGGCTGAGGGCGGCCGGCAAGGAGGTCGAGCTCGTCGTGTTCGAGGGGCAGGGGCACGCCTTCTTCGTCACGGAGCCGTGCGGGGAGGCCTCGGACGAGCTGATCCGGGTCATTAGGCGGTTCGTGCACAGTGGTTAA
- the LOC101786104 gene encoding probable carboxylesterase 15 encodes MEGDAPPRVVEDCRGALRVLSDGTVVRSTPPIAGDTEGVRADPSVEWKDTVYDAAHGLGLRIYMPAAAAAAGGRDMKLPVVVYFHGGGFCIGSYAWPIFHAACSRLAAGLSAVLVSADYRLAPEHRLPAAIDDAAAVLLWLRDSIAAGADPWLAAHADAGRVLVAGESAGGVLAHHMNVRFSSGAPLHPVRLRGFVPLMPFFTGGGEPTPSELACPDGAFLNRDMSGRYVRLSLPAGATADHPFLNPFSPDAAPGLDRVDVGPTLVVVAGDDMLRDRNVEYVRRMEEMGKPVEAVEFPGQGHAFFSLRPWSEPVEEMIRVVKRFMDKVCSG; translated from the coding sequence ATGGAAggcgacgcgccgccgcgcgtCGTCGAGGACTGCCGCGGCGCGCTCCGCGTGCTCAGCGACGGTACCGTCGTCCGGTCCACGCCGCCGATCGCCGGCGACACCGAGGGCGTCCGCGCCGACCCGTCCGTCGAGTGGAAGGACACCGTCTACGACGCGGCGCATGGCCTGGGCCTCCGCATCTAcatgcccgccgccgcggcagccgccggcggccgggacaTGAAGCTCCCCGTCGTGGTCtacttccacggcggcggcttctgcaTCGGCTCCTACGCGTGGCCGATCTTCCACGCGGCGTGCAGCCGACTCGCCGCCGGTCTTTCCGCTGTCCTCGTCTCCGCCGACTACCGCCTCGCccccgagcaccgcctccccgccgccatcgACGACGCGGCCGCGGTCCTCCTCTGGCTCCGCGACAGCATCGCCGCCGGTGCCGACCCCTGGCTCGCCGCCCACGCCGACGCGGGCAgagtcctcgtcgccggcgagtcGGCGGGCGGCGTCCTCGCGCACCACATGAACGTCCGCTTTTCCTCCGGCGCGCCGCTCCACCCCGTGCGGCTCCGCGGCTTCGTCCCGCTCATGCCGTtcttcaccggcggcggcgagccgacGCCCTCCGAGCTGGCATGCCCCGACGGCGCGTTCCTGAACCGCGACATGTCGGGGCGGTACGTCCGGCTGtcgctccccgccggcgccacAGCGGACCACCCGTTCTTGAACCCGTTCTCGCCGGACGCGGCGCCGGGGCTGGACCGAGTTGACGTGGGGCCGACGCTGgtcgtcgtggccggcgacgacatGCTGCGGGACAGGAACGTGGAGTACgtgcggaggatggaggagatgGGGAAGCCGGTGGAGGCCGTCGAGTTCCCGGGGCAGGGGCACGCCTTCTTCTCGCTCCGCCCGTGGAGCGAGCCGGTGGAGGAGATGATCCGGGTTGTGAAGCGGTTCATGGACAAGGTCTGCTCGGGCTGA
- the LOC101786900 gene encoding uncharacterized protein LOC101786900 isoform X2 → MTALAATSFALTSAKIVLKYYAYGKAQRSFALGRNPHLIFGYMKQQSLQGTSQDGEPMVAEDAPPPLLVMGEEKRHVEKQPLGYVFKDDSWTTSHNNGLVTIDRVWRMDNVLPTSTLKPQKDLCLSFALFKLLRCRFARYKVRTAASKGTFSFFWSLLLKDGEHDRVFLVISDELSFLHDYYYSSLPISYSKYWLPVAGILISLLSIAYCCSLMITITLLVVLQYDKSESQMHCNVHCIRGGLMSHDMSKYYGNWYLIVVPVFFLSVLVMMSEVRDLATYIYSNWTKVAVSCHLVNHASSQHSLLKKKWIGLLLRRRCKLMKHWDEKIGQCTMLEIRPRTTLPVLLRRLLHLPDHKRKVKVPAAVKVCIMEVVRSTRNGDLSNGTASLRCRGQVGERLLWACHNKSASYTLLTWHIATSILEVRYPHRLDQQQGSSSPIPNTDYKIVATHLSRSLYEDVKKDVERVLAGCTAGDSLTPEANCQQLIEVLSADAKHEVLKEGARLGKQLLALVVEGEDDTAWKLLAEFWSEMIVYVAPSDNLKGHSEAIARGGELITLLWVLLFHAGIVSRPGEDDGVAPTSAGVV, encoded by the exons ATGACTGCCCTTGCAGCCACATCTTTTGCTCTCACGAGTGCCAAAATAGTATTGAAATATTATGCATATGGAAAGGCGCAACGATCCTTTGCTCTCGGACGCAATCCCCATCTTATTTTTGGATACATGAAGCAACAATCGTTACAAGGAACAAGTCAGGATGGTGAACCAATGGTAGCTGAGGATGCACCTCCCCCGCTGCTGGTTATGGGAGAAGAGAAAAGACACGTGGAGAAGCAGCCTCTTGGGTATGTGTTCAAGGATGACTCATGGACAACTTCGCATAACAATGGCCTGGTGACTATTGATAGAGTTTGGAGGATGGATAACGTGCTTCCAACATCAACACTGAAACCACAAAAAGACTTATGCTTGTCATTTGCATTGTTCAAGTTGTTGCGGTGCCGATTTGCAAGGTACAAGGTCAGAACTGCTGCCTCCAAGGGCACCTTCAGTTTTTTCTGGAGCTTATTGCTGAAGGATGGCGAACATGATAGGGTGTTTTTGGTCATTTCGGATGAGCTTTCTTTCCTTCATGATTATTATTATTCATCCCTCCCGATCTCCTATTCCAAGTATTGGTTGCCCGTTGCCGGTATCTTGATCTCACTACTGAGCATAGCTTACTGTTGTTCATTGATGATCACAATAACGCTTTTGGTAGTCCTGCAGTATGATAAATCCGAATCTCAGATGCATTGCAATGTTCATTGCATTCGAGGAGGTCTGATGAGCCACGACATGTCTAAATATTATGGGAACTGGTACCTCATTGTGGTGCCAGTATTTTTTCTTTCGGTGTTAGTCATGATGTCTGAGGTGAGGGACTTAGCTACCTACATCTACTCCAACTGGACTAAAGTTGCCGTCTCCTGCCACCTTGTAAACCATGCCTCTTCGCAGCATTCACTTCTCAAGAAGAAATGGATTGGCCTTCTGCTACGTCGTCGATGCAAGCTGATGAAGCATTGGGATGAGAAAATAGGTCAGTGCACTATGCTGGAGATTCGCCCGAGAACAACCCTGCCTGTACTTCTCAGGCGTCTCCTCCACTTACCAGACCACAAGAGGAAGGTCAAGGTGCCTGCAGCAGTGAAGGTTTGCATCATGGAAGTTGTAAGAAGCACTAGAAATGGAGACCTTAGCAATGGCACAGCATCTCTCCGCTGCCGGGGCCAAGTTGGTGAAAGGCTCCTCTGGGCTTGCCACAACAAGAGTGCGTCTTATACCTTACTGACATGGCACATCGCCACAAGCATCCTCGAGGTCAGGTACCCACACCGGCTTGATCAACAACAAGGTTCTTCTTCTCCAATTCCGAACACGGACTATAAGATCGTTGCCACTCACCTATCAAG GAGCCTGTACGAGGATGTCAAGAAGGATGTTGAGCGTGTACTTGCCGGCTGCACAGCAGGAGACTCACTGACGCCAGAAGCAAATTGCCAACAGCTGATCGAAGTGCTGAGTGCAGATGCGAAGCATGAAGTGCTCAAGGAAGGCGCTAGGCTTGGAAAGCAGTTGTTGGCGCTGGTGGTCGAAGGTGAGGACGATACGGCGTGGAAGTTACTGGCTGAATTTTGGTCGGAGATGATCGTGTATGTCGCGCCATCCGACAACCTCAAAGGTCATTCGGAGGCCATCGCCAGGGGTGGCGAGCTGATAACTCTGCTCTGGGTGTTGCTCTTCCATGCTGGGATCGTCAGTAGGCCAGGTGAGGACGACGGCGTTGCTCCTACTTCTGCTGGCGTGGTTTAG
- the LOC101786900 gene encoding uncharacterized protein LOC101786900 isoform X1, giving the protein MTALAATSFALTSAKIVLKYYAYGKAQRSFALGRNPHLIFGYMKQQSLQGTSQDGEPMVAEDAPPPLLVMGEEKRHVEKQPLGYVFKDDSWTTSHNNGLVTIDRVWRMDNVLPTSTLKPQKDLCLSFALFKLLRCRFARYKVRTAASKGTFSFFWSLLLKDGEHDRVFLVISDELSFLHDYYYSSLPISYSKYWLPVAGILISLLSIAYCCSLMITITLLVVLQYDKSESQMHCNVHCIRGGLMSHDMSKYYGNWYLIVVPVFFLSVLVMMSEVRDLATYIYSNWTKVAVSCHLVNHASSQHSLLKKKWIGLLLRRRCKLMKHWDEKIGQCTMLEIRPRTTLPVLLRRLLHLPDHKRKVKVPAAVKVCIMEVVRSTRNGDLSNGTASLRCRGQVGERLLWACHNKSASYTLLTWHIATSILEVRYPHRLDQQQGSSSPIPNTDYKIVATHLSRYCAYLVTWCPELLPDDDAWSRSLYEDVKKDVERVLAGCTAGDSLTPEANCQQLIEVLSADAKHEVLKEGARLGKQLLALVVEGEDDTAWKLLAEFWSEMIVYVAPSDNLKGHSEAIARGGELITLLWVLLFHAGIVSRPGEDDGVAPTSAGVV; this is encoded by the coding sequence ATGACTGCCCTTGCAGCCACATCTTTTGCTCTCACGAGTGCCAAAATAGTATTGAAATATTATGCATATGGAAAGGCGCAACGATCCTTTGCTCTCGGACGCAATCCCCATCTTATTTTTGGATACATGAAGCAACAATCGTTACAAGGAACAAGTCAGGATGGTGAACCAATGGTAGCTGAGGATGCACCTCCCCCGCTGCTGGTTATGGGAGAAGAGAAAAGACACGTGGAGAAGCAGCCTCTTGGGTATGTGTTCAAGGATGACTCATGGACAACTTCGCATAACAATGGCCTGGTGACTATTGATAGAGTTTGGAGGATGGATAACGTGCTTCCAACATCAACACTGAAACCACAAAAAGACTTATGCTTGTCATTTGCATTGTTCAAGTTGTTGCGGTGCCGATTTGCAAGGTACAAGGTCAGAACTGCTGCCTCCAAGGGCACCTTCAGTTTTTTCTGGAGCTTATTGCTGAAGGATGGCGAACATGATAGGGTGTTTTTGGTCATTTCGGATGAGCTTTCTTTCCTTCATGATTATTATTATTCATCCCTCCCGATCTCCTATTCCAAGTATTGGTTGCCCGTTGCCGGTATCTTGATCTCACTACTGAGCATAGCTTACTGTTGTTCATTGATGATCACAATAACGCTTTTGGTAGTCCTGCAGTATGATAAATCCGAATCTCAGATGCATTGCAATGTTCATTGCATTCGAGGAGGTCTGATGAGCCACGACATGTCTAAATATTATGGGAACTGGTACCTCATTGTGGTGCCAGTATTTTTTCTTTCGGTGTTAGTCATGATGTCTGAGGTGAGGGACTTAGCTACCTACATCTACTCCAACTGGACTAAAGTTGCCGTCTCCTGCCACCTTGTAAACCATGCCTCTTCGCAGCATTCACTTCTCAAGAAGAAATGGATTGGCCTTCTGCTACGTCGTCGATGCAAGCTGATGAAGCATTGGGATGAGAAAATAGGTCAGTGCACTATGCTGGAGATTCGCCCGAGAACAACCCTGCCTGTACTTCTCAGGCGTCTCCTCCACTTACCAGACCACAAGAGGAAGGTCAAGGTGCCTGCAGCAGTGAAGGTTTGCATCATGGAAGTTGTAAGAAGCACTAGAAATGGAGACCTTAGCAATGGCACAGCATCTCTCCGCTGCCGGGGCCAAGTTGGTGAAAGGCTCCTCTGGGCTTGCCACAACAAGAGTGCGTCTTATACCTTACTGACATGGCACATCGCCACAAGCATCCTCGAGGTCAGGTACCCACACCGGCTTGATCAACAACAAGGTTCTTCTTCTCCAATTCCGAACACGGACTATAAGATCGTTGCCACTCACCTATCAAGGTACTGTGCTTACCTTGTGACATGGTGCCCTGAGTTACTCCCTGATGATGATGCATGGAGCAGGAGCCTGTACGAGGATGTCAAGAAGGATGTTGAGCGTGTACTTGCCGGCTGCACAGCAGGAGACTCACTGACGCCAGAAGCAAATTGCCAACAGCTGATCGAAGTGCTGAGTGCAGATGCGAAGCATGAAGTGCTCAAGGAAGGCGCTAGGCTTGGAAAGCAGTTGTTGGCGCTGGTGGTCGAAGGTGAGGACGATACGGCGTGGAAGTTACTGGCTGAATTTTGGTCGGAGATGATCGTGTATGTCGCGCCATCCGACAACCTCAAAGGTCATTCGGAGGCCATCGCCAGGGGTGGCGAGCTGATAACTCTGCTCTGGGTGTTGCTCTTCCATGCTGGGATCGTCAGTAGGCCAGGTGAGGACGACGGCGTTGCTCCTACTTCTGCTGGCGTGGTTTAG